Proteins found in one Brachyspira murdochii DSM 12563 genomic segment:
- a CDS encoding MATE family efflux transporter → MNSINKKKTLFGNFDFYKLCISIAVPVMLQQLIMGMVSLIDNFMVAELGDIKMAAVNVSNQLNFIYLVILNTCYGAGGIYMAQNNGADNKEGMQQAFRFKVILPLVISIIYMVLMLINPEIFMRLMTRGNTSQEAILVSSTKYMSIIAFTFIPISISGAIGSSYREIGKPHIPLIISVIATLCNTLGNYILIYGNLGAPRLEERGAAIATLIARIIEMVLFIAYIKLHKEKFYVRTREILKVKLNVFYSMLKKSSLIFLSEISWGLSEMFMTALYNSRGGAETVAGMASGFTIANIFYLVFQGVFVSTMVIVGGTLGRGELEEAKDKARWIMNGAIIAGLIVGLVQMSSTLLIPVIFSKLTADAQAITRNLVILISCYMPVWTYINSQFAVSRAGGDTVFGFAVDVPVSLFMFAPLALILAKFTSVGPVAMFGIAKLTDFAKITIGVIMLKKERWVRKLTE, encoded by the coding sequence ATGAATTCTATTAATAAAAAGAAAACACTCTTTGGAAATTTTGACTTTTATAAATTATGCATATCTATTGCAGTACCGGTAATGCTTCAGCAGCTTATAATGGGTATGGTATCATTAATAGATAATTTCATGGTGGCAGAACTAGGCGATATAAAAATGGCTGCCGTAAATGTATCTAATCAGTTAAACTTTATATATCTTGTTATACTCAATACCTGTTATGGGGCAGGCGGAATATATATGGCTCAGAATAATGGGGCTGATAATAAAGAAGGTATGCAGCAGGCTTTCAGATTTAAAGTTATACTTCCGCTTGTTATTTCTATTATCTATATGGTATTAATGCTTATTAATCCGGAAATATTTATGCGTTTAATGACTAGAGGAAATACTTCTCAGGAAGCTATACTTGTATCAAGTACAAAATATATGAGTATAATAGCTTTTACATTTATACCAATATCTATATCTGGTGCTATAGGTTCTTCATACAGAGAAATAGGAAAACCGCATATACCGCTTATAATATCTGTTATAGCTACATTATGCAATACTCTTGGAAACTATATATTAATATACGGTAATTTAGGAGCTCCAAGACTAGAAGAGAGAGGGGCTGCTATCGCCACACTCATAGCTAGAATAATAGAGATGGTACTATTCATAGCTTATATAAAACTCCATAAAGAGAAGTTTTATGTTAGAACTAGAGAAATATTAAAAGTAAAATTAAATGTATTTTATTCTATGCTCAAAAAATCTAGTTTGATATTTTTAAGCGAGATAAGCTGGGGTTTAAGCGAGATGTTTATGACAGCACTTTATAATAGTAGGGGAGGGGCTGAAACAGTTGCTGGAATGGCTTCTGGTTTTACAATAGCTAATATATTTTATCTTGTGTTTCAAGGTGTATTTGTTTCTACTATGGTTATAGTAGGCGGTACACTTGGAAGAGGGGAGCTTGAAGAGGCTAAAGATAAGGCAAGGTGGATTATGAATGGTGCTATTATAGCTGGTTTGATTGTAGGGCTTGTACAAATGTCATCAACTTTACTTATTCCAGTAATATTCTCAAAACTTACTGCTGATGCCCAAGCAATTACTAGAAATTTAGTTATATTAATATCATGCTATATGCCGGTATGGACTTATATTAATTCTCAGTTTGCAGTTTCTAGAGCTGGAGGAGATACAGTATTTGGTTTTGCTGTGGATGTACCTGTATCTTTATTTATGTTTGCTCCTTTGGCTTTGATACTTGCTAAATTTACTTCTGTAGGTCCTGTTGCTATGTTTGGTATAGCAAAATTAACTGACTTTGCTAAAATTACAATAGGTGTAATAATGCTTAAAAAAGAAAGATGGGTTAGAAAGCTTACAGAGTAA
- a CDS encoding methyl-accepting chemotaxis protein → MNYNFSLITLELGIPVIATIISIVGIILYAYIYFQLYEETQAIILSLGFLCFVFSALEAINIIISLYSPNHPLTLNLYKFEQLALSLTIIPWLAYIRTQLTLSEKFHFVLDKLYIAIVFIFILLSAIALLYPQAFISSNNPITTLNDTMKHSIKSRGELGPVYVFRDFIFTIYCFVIICAFIYEMTVNKKVKKNIHFLVLISLISLAFFDDFNGVSIYREYSSNFLFFSNLTFSRITLVYAVFNVIMIYFSVSRFISAIHRKTTQSYDLESIKAQDSIIINTAINTSEKLSELKDNFADSVNNLVSRVENTYSTINNLKNDINKVIEYTNEFITIENFQINDGKINVDKINELVETYPNLQISVELQKKALEESNLKLQESVEKIYKLQAESRDTVSLFEDFQKKLEEEKNNFIKEFSKSESFNQLSFQINRIISFMTNMSDKTKTLAINSSIQASKAGEWYNNFSVVSKEVAELVFETSDATNNMQKLLFQIEDIFKKFNYSSNNITNNVSLLIEEMKNHYDRLNKFNKNMEKQNDYNMNIIKNTDKMYNSISNMTNIIINEENDFLNIKSKIEEINAYILDISEKASIENNEVKNLMRDMNKLLATSNDLESVTSKLNEEMKRFLEYTNDLEDKVDEYSKVI, encoded by the coding sequence ATGAATTACAATTTTTCTCTTATAACATTAGAATTAGGAATTCCAGTTATAGCAACTATTATATCTATTGTAGGTATAATATTATATGCTTATATATATTTTCAATTGTATGAAGAAACGCAGGCTATTATATTGTCTTTAGGTTTTTTATGTTTTGTATTTTCTGCTTTAGAAGCAATAAATATAATCATATCATTATATAGTCCTAATCACCCATTAACATTAAATTTATATAAATTTGAGCAATTAGCCTTATCTCTTACTATTATCCCTTGGCTTGCCTACATAAGAACCCAGCTTACATTAAGTGAGAAATTTCATTTTGTATTAGATAAGCTTTATATAGCAATTGTATTTATATTTATATTATTGTCTGCTATAGCCTTATTATATCCTCAGGCTTTTATATCTTCTAATAATCCTATAACTACTTTAAATGATACTATGAAACACAGTATAAAAAGCAGAGGAGAGTTAGGTCCTGTATATGTTTTCAGAGATTTTATATTTACAATATATTGTTTTGTTATTATATGTGCTTTTATATATGAAATGACTGTAAATAAAAAAGTTAAGAAAAATATACATTTTCTTGTTTTAATATCATTAATCTCTTTGGCATTTTTTGATGATTTTAATGGCGTATCAATATATAGAGAATATTCAAGTAATTTTTTGTTTTTTTCAAATTTAACTTTTTCAAGAATCACATTAGTATATGCTGTATTTAATGTTATAATGATATATTTTTCTGTAAGCAGATTTATTTCAGCGATACATAGGAAAACTACTCAGTCTTATGATTTGGAAAGCATAAAAGCTCAGGATTCTATTATTATTAATACAGCAATAAACACTTCTGAAAAATTATCAGAACTAAAAGATAATTTTGCAGACTCTGTAAATAATTTGGTAAGCAGAGTTGAAAACACATATTCAACAATTAATAATTTGAAAAATGATATAAATAAGGTTATAGAGTATACTAATGAATTTATAACTATAGAAAATTTCCAAATTAATGATGGCAAAATCAATGTAGATAAAATTAACGAATTAGTAGAGACTTATCCTAATTTGCAGATATCTGTAGAACTGCAGAAGAAAGCACTTGAAGAATCAAATTTAAAACTTCAGGAATCTGTAGAAAAAATATATAAGCTTCAGGCAGAAAGCAGAGATACAGTGAGTTTATTTGAAGATTTCCAAAAAAAACTTGAAGAGGAAAAAAATAATTTTATTAAAGAGTTTAGTAAATCAGAATCTTTTAATCAATTAAGTTTTCAAATTAATAGAATTATTTCTTTTATGACAAATATGTCTGATAAAACTAAGACTCTTGCCATAAACTCAAGTATACAGGCTTCAAAGGCTGGAGAATGGTATAATAATTTTTCTGTTGTATCTAAAGAGGTAGCAGAATTAGTATTTGAAACTTCTGATGCTACAAATAATATGCAAAAATTATTGTTTCAAATAGAGGATATATTTAAAAAGTTTAATTATTCAAGCAATAATATTACTAATAATGTATCTTTGCTTATAGAAGAGATGAAAAATCATTATGACAGGCTTAATAAATTTAATAAAAATATGGAAAAACAAAATGATTACAATATGAATATAATAAAAAATACTGATAAGATGTATAATTCAATATCAAATATGACTAATATTATTATTAATGAAGAGAATGATTTTCTTAATATAAAAAGCAAGATAGAAGAAATTAATGCTTATATATTGGATATATCAGAAAAAGCTTCTATAGAAAATAATGAGGTAAAAAATCTTATGAGAGATATGAATAAATTATTGGCTACTTCTAATGATTTAGAATCTGTTACTAGCAAACTTAATGAGGAGATGAAAAGATTCTTAGAATATACTAATGATTTAGAAGATAAGGTTGATGAATATTCTAAAGTAATTTAA
- a CDS encoding methyl-accepting chemotaxis protein encodes MNILSNLILGYNITILKLLVPIIGISLMSVFIMLYLLLSIKTKKAIYITISVTLTFILIYNIISLIIIFFELYGINKTIALNMYTANSILILIAVMLMPINTKSFISGNKTLSNVNNVVFITGIVLSVVLIIFTIIYPSRFLSVTINYYDSSSVSYFLRPRGLFFLLRTCIILFVFFVMFISSLSDMIMNYNYKVNIPMIIANSISLILIVRYLYVDKTLNGLDYDRIGLAIIISSSFRSISIFSSFAKNALDSIKRESILNNKLHLNLKTLNNIDRISEELNNIDKNLMDTSMFVFEIDKETKDAYNIISSKIDAILDANDKLIEAKNSKKNLIKDGLKYTNTIFTFFDKYKSQMQEHFRVLSQTISNLKESDFSNEQIMTLKNELRLIKESLIETSNRFLSIILESADQFKDVSTITEAIYSTIEYIKAITNKTNLLSINAGIQASKAGFYGKSFSVVAKEIGALSFEISKGTEAIEKMLTDIFAGLVVIENSSFYIHDHCKIISEEVSSIAENIDNLINEIENDISSDSKKLSNFKSLEQYNEVMSNILVNQNLIVLSIKENIAAMLDVQNNLNAKIEYQNQDVYKIFNNFNTIIKTKDELNDITKKIGSYSSFSHTDIEALSNIINTHRKKSSFTFAPIIALLKKS; translated from the coding sequence ATGAATATATTATCAAATTTAATATTAGGATATAATATAACAATACTAAAATTATTAGTGCCTATTATTGGTATTTCTTTAATGTCCGTATTTATTATGTTATATTTATTACTTTCTATTAAAACGAAAAAGGCTATATATATTACTATTTCTGTTACACTTACATTTATACTCATTTATAATATTATATCTCTTATTATAATATTTTTTGAATTGTATGGTATCAATAAAACTATAGCTTTGAATATGTATACTGCCAATAGTATATTAATACTGATTGCTGTAATGCTTATGCCTATAAATACAAAGAGTTTTATATCTGGGAATAAAACTTTATCAAATGTAAATAATGTAGTTTTTATAACTGGTATAGTTTTATCGGTTGTATTAATAATTTTTACTATAATATATCCAAGCAGATTTTTGTCAGTTACTATTAATTATTATGATTCTTCCAGCGTATCATATTTCTTAAGACCTAGAGGTTTATTTTTCTTACTTAGAACTTGTATTATATTATTTGTATTTTTTGTAATGTTTATATCTTCTTTATCAGATATGATAATGAATTATAATTATAAAGTAAATATACCTATGATTATAGCAAATTCAATATCATTAATTTTAATAGTAAGATATTTATATGTGGATAAAACTTTAAATGGTCTTGATTATGATAGAATAGGGCTTGCTATAATAATATCATCTTCTTTTAGGTCTATATCAATATTTTCTTCATTTGCCAAAAATGCCCTTGATTCTATAAAGAGAGAGAGTATATTAAATAATAAACTTCATCTTAATTTAAAGACATTAAATAATATAGATAGAATCTCAGAGGAGCTAAATAATATAGATAAAAATTTAATGGATACGTCTATGTTTGTATTTGAGATAGATAAAGAAACTAAAGATGCATATAATATTATTAGTTCTAAGATAGATGCTATATTAGATGCTAATGATAAATTAATAGAAGCAAAAAATAGTAAGAAAAATCTTATTAAAGACGGATTAAAATATACAAATACCATCTTTACATTTTTTGATAAATATAAATCTCAAATGCAGGAACATTTTAGAGTATTAAGCCAGACAATATCAAATTTGAAAGAATCTGATTTTTCTAATGAACAAATAATGACTTTAAAAAATGAGTTAAGACTTATAAAAGAAAGTTTAATTGAAACATCTAATAGATTTCTTTCTATTATATTAGAATCAGCAGATCAGTTTAAAGATGTAAGCACAATAACAGAGGCAATATACAGCACAATAGAATATATAAAAGCCATTACAAATAAAACAAACCTTTTATCCATAAATGCCGGAATACAGGCATCTAAAGCTGGTTTTTATGGAAAGAGTTTTTCTGTTGTGGCAAAGGAGATAGGTGCTTTATCTTTTGAAATATCTAAAGGAACAGAAGCAATAGAAAAAATGCTTACTGATATATTTGCAGGACTTGTTGTAATAGAAAACTCTTCATTTTATATACATGATCACTGCAAGATTATTTCAGAAGAGGTAAGCAGTATTGCAGAAAATATAGACAATCTTATTAATGAAATAGAAAATGATATCAGCAGCGATTCTAAAAAGTTGAGTAATTTTAAATCTTTAGAGCAGTATAATGAAGTTATGTCTAATATTTTGGTAAATCAGAATTTGATAGTTTTATCTATAAAAGAAAATATTGCTGCTATGCTTGATGTTCAGAATAATTTAAATGCAAAAATAGAATATCAAAATCAAGATGTATATAAAATATTTAATAATTTTAATACTATAATAAAAACTAAAGATGAGCTTAACGATATAACTAAAAAAATAGGAAGTTATTCTTCATTTTCTCATACTGATATAGAGGCATTATCAAATATTATAAATACACATAGAAAGAAGAGCAGCTTCACATTTGCCCCTATTATAGCATTACTAAAGAAATCATAA
- a CDS encoding CvpA family protein: protein MINIDTLLIIILTILFIYGFKKGLISIIIPIAAVIVSFIIAPIIYNHMSKYFDHSIILKIISLIVTYSVIRIILSKVEKSVKDILKIIYLSWVDRIIGAAIVLFAACIIIYFLSSIIMYYLPEYFNYIEKSKVINLIFELFKNNYISDFINNSDIL, encoded by the coding sequence ATGATTAATATTGATACATTATTGATTATAATATTGACCATATTATTTATATATGGTTTTAAAAAGGGACTTATATCTATTATTATACCTATTGCTGCTGTGATAGTTTCTTTTATAATAGCTCCTATTATATATAATCATATGTCGAAATATTTTGATCATTCTATTATTTTGAAGATTATATCTTTAATAGTTACTTACTCTGTTATAAGGATAATACTTTCAAAGGTAGAAAAAAGTGTAAAAGATATTTTGAAAATAATATATTTATCTTGGGTTGATAGGATTATTGGTGCTGCTATAGTTTTATTTGCTGCATGCATTATTATTTATTTTTTATCTTCGATAATTATGTATTATCTTCCGGAATATTTTAATTATATAGAAAAATCAAAAGTGATTAATTTAATATTTGAATTATTTAAAAATAATTATATATCAGATTTTATTAATAATAGTGATATATTATAA
- a CDS encoding putative Se/S carrier-like protein yields MVKSFCYLQTPRDLIKAEKILLDAGIEVVVRPAPEPVFGVCNMAIDIEDNDKVYIVSLLEAAGLVVKVKDTEN; encoded by the coding sequence ATGGTAAAGAGTTTTTGTTATTTACAAACACCTAGAGATTTAATTAAAGCAGAAAAAATTTTGCTTGATGCTGGAATAGAAGTAGTTGTAAGACCTGCACCTGAGCCTGTATTCGGTGTATGCAATATGGCTATAGATATAGAGGATAATGATAAAGTATATATTGTATCATTGCTTGAGGCAGCTGGTTTGGTTGTAAAAGTAAAAGATACTGAAAATTAA
- a CDS encoding aminotransferase class V-fold PLP-dependent enzyme, which translates to MKNYYFDNSTTSFPKPKEVAEEMYNFIMNVGGTYGRVNTKRGKETTQKIEECREILAKKFIGTKNDANIIFTSGATRSVNDILIGLNLHDCKILISALEHNAVLRPVYKLNKNNNVEYKIIPSIEGGIIDTDALKSIIKKEKISLVIVNMESNISGVIQPIAKIKETIGDIPMLADATQAVGVHEIKADEWNVDFIAFTGHKGLLGPTGTGGFYVKNPENLNPAYFGGGFGDGYETPYSVPEIYEAGTPNTVGIIGLLAALKHRPDWNITTEDLIDTINKIENLKKYKTVWSKNKNTQGFVFSITTNSISMSDLAHKLYEDYNIECRYGFHCAFLAHNFYKNDNGAIRFSFSPYTTKEDLKYLINTLGNELW; encoded by the coding sequence ATGAAAAATTATTATTTTGATAATTCTACAACTAGTTTTCCTAAACCTAAGGAAGTTGCCGAAGAGATGTATAATTTTATAATGAATGTAGGCGGCACTTACGGAAGAGTTAACACAAAAAGAGGAAAAGAAACCACTCAGAAGATAGAAGAATGCAGAGAAATATTAGCTAAAAAATTTATAGGCACTAAAAATGACGCCAATATAATATTTACTTCTGGGGCTACTAGATCTGTAAATGATATACTTATAGGTTTGAACCTGCATGATTGTAAAATATTGATATCTGCTTTGGAGCATAATGCAGTGCTTAGACCTGTATACAAGTTAAATAAAAATAATAATGTGGAATATAAAATAATACCTTCAATAGAAGGCGGTATAATAGATACAGATGCTCTTAAAAGTATAATAAAAAAAGAGAAAATATCATTAGTTATAGTTAATATGGAGAGTAATATAAGCGGAGTAATACAGCCTATAGCTAAAATTAAAGAAACCATAGGCGATATACCGATGCTTGCTGACGCTACTCAGGCAGTAGGAGTGCATGAAATAAAAGCTGATGAATGGAATGTTGATTTTATAGCATTTACTGGTCATAAAGGACTTTTAGGACCTACCGGAACAGGCGGTTTTTATGTGAAAAATCCAGAAAACCTAAATCCTGCATACTTCGGAGGCGGTTTTGGAGATGGATATGAAACCCCATATAGTGTACCGGAAATATATGAAGCAGGAACTCCCAATACTGTAGGAATTATAGGACTCTTGGCGGCACTAAAACACAGACCTGATTGGAATATTACTACGGAAGATTTGATAGACACAATAAACAAAATAGAAAATCTCAAGAAATATAAAACTGTATGGTCTAAAAATAAAAATACGCAGGGGTTTGTATTTTCTATAACTACTAATTCTATAAGTATGTCAGATTTAGCTCATAAACTATATGAAGACTATAATATAGAATGCCGATATGGTTTTCATTGTGCTTTTTTAGCACATAATTTTTATAAAAATGATAATGGTGCTATAAGATTTTCTTTCTCACCGTATACTACAAAAGAAGATTTAAAATATTTAATCAATACATTAGGAAATGAATTATGGTAA
- the yedF gene encoding sulfurtransferase-like selenium metabolism protein YedF translates to MKTIDARGVPCPKPLILTKTALNNAALNEEIEVLIDDDVAFHNITDFLKNNGITYTNEGQNFKIVKNKELSLNNSKEKSSGPVIAVVDKKVMGLGNDELGELLLKAFLGALKDANPKPEALYCYNGGVYLGIEEPYKTLLQELRDAGIKIFFCGTCVKFYELEGIKVEEQTNMLGIIEAMANASAVIRA, encoded by the coding sequence ATGAAAACTATAGATGCTAGAGGCGTGCCTTGCCCAAAACCATTAATTCTAACTAAAACTGCTCTAAACAATGCTGCATTAAACGAAGAAATAGAAGTTCTTATAGATGATGATGTTGCTTTTCACAATATCACAGACTTCTTAAAAAATAATGGCATAACATACACTAATGAAGGTCAAAACTTTAAAATTGTAAAAAATAAAGAATTGTCATTAAATAACAGCAAAGAAAAATCATCAGGACCTGTAATAGCAGTAGTTGATAAAAAAGTTATGGGACTTGGAAATGATGAGCTTGGAGAATTATTATTAAAGGCATTTTTAGGTGCTTTAAAAGATGCAAATCCAAAACCTGAAGCTTTATATTGCTATAACGGCGGAGTTTATTTGGGTATTGAAGAGCCTTATAAAACTTTACTTCAGGAATTAAGAGATGCAGGAATAAAAATATTTTTCTGTGGTACTTGTGTTAAATTTTATGAATTAGAAGGAATTAAAGTAGAAGAGCAAACCAATATGCTTGGAATTATAGAGGCTATGGCTAATGCTTCTGCTGTAATAAGGGCATAA
- a CDS encoding metal ABC transporter permease → MEIFQYDFMRKAFIVGIMLAVIIPCIGVVVVLKRLSMIGDAISHTSLAGVAFGLVFNINPIAASIVFCILAALSIEFIRKKISKYGEMSISIIMSLSIGIAGVLSGFVSNNANFNSFLFGSIVAISDFELKLIILISLISILVFILLYKEIFYITFNERLAKLSGVPVNRINFIFTILTAAAVSISARTIGSLIVSSMMVVPAACSMQIANSYKKTIIYAVIFNLFFTILGIFISYYKGLKPGATIVLISIITFIAILLIKSLPSFKK, encoded by the coding sequence ATGGAAATATTTCAGTATGATTTTATGCGTAAGGCTTTTATAGTAGGTATTATGCTTGCTGTAATTATACCATGCATAGGTGTTGTAGTTGTATTAAAAAGGCTTTCTATGATAGGAGATGCCATATCTCATACCTCTCTTGCAGGTGTTGCTTTCGGGCTTGTATTTAATATTAATCCTATAGCAGCCTCAATTGTATTTTGTATATTGGCGGCTTTATCCATTGAGTTTATCAGAAAAAAAATATCAAAATATGGAGAAATGTCTATATCAATTATAATGTCTTTATCAATAGGAATTGCAGGAGTACTCTCAGGGTTTGTTTCCAACAATGCTAATTTTAACAGTTTTTTATTCGGAAGTATAGTAGCTATAAGTGATTTTGAATTAAAGTTAATAATATTAATAAGTTTAATATCTATACTTGTTTTTATACTTTTATATAAAGAGATTTTCTATATAACATTTAATGAAAGATTAGCTAAATTATCAGGTGTTCCAGTTAATAGGATAAACTTCATATTTACAATACTTACAGCTGCCGCCGTATCAATATCAGCAAGAACGATAGGCTCTTTAATAGTATCGTCAATGATGGTAGTTCCTGCTGCATGCTCTATGCAGATTGCAAACAGCTATAAAAAAACTATTATTTATGCTGTGATTTTCAATTTATTTTTTACAATACTAGGAATATTTATTTCATACTATAAAGGATTAAAACCCGGTGCTACCATAGTTTTGATAAGCATAATAACTTTTATAGCCATACTTTTGATAAAATCATTACCGTCTTTTAAGAAATAA
- a CDS encoding serpulina hyodysenteriae variable surface protein has product MKKVLFTVIAVLSISNALVFGMYGNNNDWIDFLTDGNQFRARMDQLGFTLGNDTIKGTFGFRANTGYLGSILVSSDNNFNLDATISAGIGYTSDLIGIGIGYNYTMPLIDEILNSHKNFGIHTPVLAVNALNNNLRIVVPVQIAVTDSLFNVNNYKYTGISLDPQIRYYSDSDIFKEFRLTLKYGINQTKDTYSTYTASSFGFDFRLYFGAVVGNVSLTPFIKVTYDTSLGAKGKTLGSYEVYSDSVIIPTSVGTDLLERETYQLSILPTLGLEASSDIITLYMEPGLGYSIIDEGFKGSGLIHALAWSAYTELYITPVEDLEWYFEMDINGDYAPNGNSIPVYFETTTGITWYLPSFGNE; this is encoded by the coding sequence ATGAAAAAAGTTTTATTTACTGTAATTGCTGTACTATCTATAAGCAATGCATTAGTTTTTGGTATGTACGGCAATAATAATGATTGGATTGACTTTCTCACAGATGGAAATCAATTCAGAGCCAGAATGGATCAATTAGGCTTTACATTAGGAAATGATACCATTAAAGGTACATTTGGTTTTAGAGCTAATACTGGTTATTTAGGCTCAATACTAGTTTCTTCAGATAATAATTTTAATTTGGATGCAACTATATCTGCTGGTATAGGATATACTTCAGACTTGATAGGCATAGGTATAGGATACAATTACACTATGCCGTTAATAGATGAAATTCTAAATTCGCATAAAAATTTTGGTATACATACTCCTGTTTTGGCTGTTAATGCCTTAAACAATAACCTAAGAATAGTAGTTCCGGTACAAATTGCTGTAACAGATTCTCTATTTAACGTTAATAATTATAAATATACAGGTATAAGCCTTGACCCGCAAATAAGATATTATAGTGATTCAGATATTTTTAAAGAATTCAGATTGACATTAAAATACGGAATTAATCAGACTAAAGATACCTATTCTACATACACAGCTTCATCATTCGGTTTTGATTTCAGACTATATTTTGGAGCAGTAGTTGGAAACGTTTCTCTTACTCCGTTTATTAAAGTTACTTATGATACTTCTTTAGGTGCTAAGGGAAAAACTTTAGGAAGTTATGAAGTATATTCAGACAGTGTAATAATACCAACAAGTGTAGGTACTGATTTGCTTGAAAGAGAGACTTATCAATTATCAATACTTCCTACTTTAGGATTAGAAGCGAGCAGCGATATAATTACTTTATATATGGAACCGGGTTTGGGATACTCTATTATTGATGAGGGATTTAAAGGTTCTGGTCTAATTCATGCTTTAGCTTGGTCTGCATATACTGAGCTTTATATTACTCCAGTTGAAGATTTAGAATGGTATTTTGAGATGGACATTAATGGAGATTATGCTCCAAACGGAAATTCTATACCTGTATATTTTGAAACTACTACTGGAATCACTTGGTACTTACCTTCTTTTGGTAATGAATAA